The following nucleotide sequence is from Juglans microcarpa x Juglans regia isolate MS1-56 chromosome 6D, Jm3101_v1.0, whole genome shotgun sequence.
CTTTTCAATTCTCATGGACTATATAATGGATTCTGATCTGATTTTCAACTACTCAGTTAATAGAGCATTACAGAGTTCTGATCATACCTGATGAGCTTCCATCCTTTCTGTGATGACAGTCCCGTGGAACACCACATACTGCATATCTGTTAGAGTGCACAGAGTGTCAAACAAAAGCTTCGGCCGGTCTTTGGATCTTATGGAGACAACAGTATAGTCTCTATCATTACAATCTAATACGCAAACATGGATTCTTGAACTATGCTCGACGTCTTCAAGCCTTTCGAAATCCCTATCGGCAAACATCAATTGATGTAATCTCCTTTGTCTGTGTGTTACCCCAGATGAGGATATTGTGATTCTAGGTGTCATAAAACTGATATTTCCTTGGAGGACATTGCAAAGCAGTTGCTTGATAGTAGAGAGCCGTTTTGGATCTTCAATTGCTTGTCCAGTTGACTGTTCTGTCACGTCAATAACAGCAGCAGCTCTAGAATTGTGTGTCCATATTTCTCCGTTCACCACATTGCACCTGAGGTCTGTAAGTACTGCAAATACTTCTGACAACAGCCCAGGCCTATCAATGCCAGTTAGTTCAATTGACGTATGCTCCTCCGAGGGCATTCCCCCAGTTAACCCTCTCATTGACTCTAAGCAACACGCATCAGTTTCAACATGCTGCAAGATTGATCAACAAATCCAAGGTTTAAATAGGAGAATGTAAAAGTTCTGGAAAAAAACTGGAACAATCATGCATAAAACGAGGTCGGCATGATCAACAACTTATTCTAGTGAACCTAAATTGAGTCTACACAAGTTGAATTTAGGTCAGTCtcatccaaaaaaattaaaggaatttgGTAAACTTCGTTGAGCATAACATACTGATTGTAGTAATGGGAAACTTACTAACATGAACCAAGTGCTAGCCAGATAAAAGGCTTCATCGCTCAGCCAGACAATGCTAATCGAGATTTCACTTGCGAATGGAGGTGATCTTGGAACGAAAGAACTAAGATATACCAACCAAACGAAAagaaagtagtgaaaaatactGCTGCTATAATCACTTGCCTTCTGTATATAATCGAGGATCCCATCATCTCTAACTTTGTTCCCATCACAGTCAGTCACATTAAACACTGGAAatgagaaaatggagagaaaaaataatgggTGTTTTGTACGCAATTGAAAATTGTAAACATCGCTTcgtgagaaagagagggagagagagaagggtcgGAGGAAATAGTTGAAGCATACCATTCATGAACCATCCTCCATCAGAGGAGACGTATGCTTTTGTTATGATGAGGTCTAAGTCTGCAAGTACTTGGACAACTTCAAGGAGTATTCCTTGCCTAATAGTACTAACAACCTAAGTAAAAAGCCAAACTTAATTAGAAAATTCTGTTCTTAACTGTTCATTTTGCGAGGTAGAAAATGGGGGCAAAGCAGAGTTTACCTCTATAATGGTGGCAAGCTCACAGGACTCATTGTCAATCACAACTCTGCAACCACAAAACTAATGTCAATGTCCCATCAAATTCAAAGCTCGAAATTTTGAGAGCAAGAGGAGTCAAAAATGCAATTTGAATCCGCAGGGCTAGGCCATTAGCCAAGTTGGATTGCAGAAAACTCTACCAGCACAGCCTTAATAATTATCATTAATCAGACAGCCAAATGGGACTCATTTCAAATGGTCAAATACATGATCCCCAAGAAATCCCCAGAAACCAAGTTGAGATATAACGGCCGTATGTAAAGAGTGAGAAACAGAGAGAAGCATGCCTTGTTGGGTTCATTCTCTCAATGAACTTTGCATACACATCATCCATGATCAAACTCTCAAACCTCCAGAAGAAACCCAGActgaaaaactaagaaaaaagagaagtttcagctgagagaaagagagagagagacagtgtGTAAGCAGAGTGAAGCTGCTATGCCGTTTAAAATATGGGGCCGGAAAGCTAACGTGAAAATCAGCAGCGATA
It contains:
- the LOC121234962 gene encoding ACT domain-containing protein ACR4-like isoform X2, whose product is MDDVYAKFIERMNPTRVVIDNESCELATIIEVVSTIRQGILLEVVQVLADLDLIITKAYVSSDGGWFMNVFNVTDCDGNKVRDDGILDYIQKHVETDACCLESMRGLTGGMPSEEHTSIELTGIDRPGLLSEVFAVLTDLRCNVVNGEIWTHNSRAAAVIDVTEQSTGQAIEDPKRLSTIKQLLCNVLQGNISFMTPRITISSSGVTHRQRRLHQLMFADRDFERLEDVEHSSRIHVCVLDCNDRDYTVVSIRSKDRPKLLFDTLCTLTDMQYVVFHGTVITERMEAHQEYYIRHIDGLPVSSEAERQRVIDCLEAAIQRRASEELELELCSDDRLGLLSDITRIFRENGLRIRQAELATRGGKLKDTFFVTDVSGQPIDPKNVDLIRQQIGQNILRVKGNLSLSPKFPQEMARSFLFTNLFKSRSF
- the LOC121234962 gene encoding ACT domain-containing protein ACR6-like isoform X1; the encoded protein is MDDVYAKFIERMNPTRVVIDNESCELATIIEVVSTIRQGILLEVVQVLADLDLIITKAYVSSDGGWFMNVFNVTDCDGNKVRDDGILDYIQKASDYSSSIFHYFLFVWLVYLSSFVPRSPPFASEISISIVWLSDEAFYLASTWFMLHVETDACCLESMRGLTGGMPSEEHTSIELTGIDRPGLLSEVFAVLTDLRCNVVNGEIWTHNSRAAAVIDVTEQSTGQAIEDPKRLSTIKQLLCNVLQGNISFMTPRITISSSGVTHRQRRLHQLMFADRDFERLEDVEHSSRIHVCVLDCNDRDYTVVSIRSKDRPKLLFDTLCTLTDMQYVVFHGTVITERMEAHQEYYIRHIDGLPVSSEAERQRVIDCLEAAIQRRASEELELELCSDDRLGLLSDITRIFRENGLRIRQAELATRGGKLKDTFFVTDVSGQPIDPKNVDLIRQQIGQNILRVKGNLSLSPKFPQEMARSFLFTNLFKSRSF